One Burkholderia vietnamiensis LMG 10929 genomic window, GCTTCCGCGACATGTGGGTGCCGCCGTATCGCAGCCGCACGATCATGATGACGATCTTCAACGTGTTCCAGACGGTCGGCTTCTACGGCTTCGCGAACTGGGTGCCGACGCTGCTGATCAAGCAGGGCATCACGATCACGTCGAGCCTGATGTATTCGAGCGTTATCGCGCTCGCGGCGCCGCTCGGTCCGCTGATCGGCCTGGTGATCGCGGATCGCTTCGAGCGCAAGTCGGTGATCGTCGCGATGGCGGCGGCGATCGTCGTCTGCGGGCTGCTGTTCAGCCAGACGACCGTCGGCGCGTTCCTGATCGTGCTCGGCATCGGCCTCACGCTCGCGAGCAACATCATGTCGTACAGCTTCCACGCGTATCAGGCCGAGTTGTTCCCGACGTCGATCCGCGCGCGCGCGGTGGGCTTCGTCTATTCGTGGAGCCGCTTTTCCGCGATCTTCTCGTCGTTCGTGATCGCCGCCGTGCTCAAGGGCTTCGGTACGTTCGGCGTGTTCGCGTTCATCGCCGGCGCGATGGTGATCGTGATGGCCGCGATCGGGTTCATGGGGCCGCGCACCCGCGGCATCGCGCTCGAGGCGATTTCGAAGTAGTTGTCGCGCGGGTGTGGGGCAGGCGGCCGGGCGGCGCGCTACGTTGCGCGACGCTTGGTGCTTCGTGCAGGGCGAACGGCGTCCGAAGCCCGAAGCCCAGAGTAAAGCGCTCGGTGCGCGCCCCACGCCCCGCCACGCTGCCGTTCAATGCGTGCGCAGGTAGAATGAAAGACCTCACGACTCATTGACCGCCATCGGGCCGAACGTGTTGCCCGCACGAGCGGCTTCGCCCCGGCGAGACGTCGGCGCGGCGCGCATGCGATGCGTTCCACGTACCGGCGAAGCTCGCGCGCGTTGCGCCGCTCGCTATGTCCGGCGGCCGGATCGGCCGATGGCTCCGATCGCATGATGCTTTCCGACCTGACGCGGCGATTCCCCGTGCCGCGTTGCAGTACGCGCACCGTCGCCGCCTTCGTGTGGCTCGCCGCCGCGCTCCCCGTTTCCGTTCTCGTCCCGCAGCCGGCCTTCGGCGCATCCGACGTGCCGGCGTCTGCCGCGCCCGGCGCCTCATCGGCATCGTCTCCGGCTCGGCATGCCGCCGCGGCGCATCCGGCGTCGTCGGCGGCGCCGTCGTCCGCTGCCGCCGCGCATCACGCGCATTCCGCCAGCGGCGCATCGGCTGCTTCGGCCGCATCCGCCGCCTCGGATACCGCAGAAACTTCCGCGAGCGAAGCCGAAGCACCGGCGCCGACGCCGCCGCGCCGGCATCCGCCGTTGTCTGCGGAACAGGCGAAGGAGGCGACCGCGCGTGCGCTCGACATGCGCGAGCGTTTCGCGCAGGAAGTGACGCGGCGGCTGAACGTGCCCGCCAACGACCAGCGCGCATACGCCGATCGCCTTCAGCGCGCACTGACCGACGCCAATCTCGGCGACCTCGCCGGCGAGTACGTCGCGATGGTCGACCGCGCGCCGAACGTGCAGGCGCTGTTCATCTACTTCCGCGCGACGCCGGACAACGCATGGCTGTTGATCGGCGCCTCGCCGGTCGGCACCGGCTGGCCCGGCCAGTACGATCACTTCCTGACGCCGCTCGGCGTGTTCCACCATTCGCCCGACAACATGGATTTCCGTGCCGAAGGAACGATGAACGACCACGGCATTCGCGGCTATGGCGCGCACGACATGCGCATCTACGATTTCGGCTGGGTCGAAGGCGAGCGCGGTTGGGGCAAGGGCGGCAAGTCGCCGATGCGCTTCCAGATGCATGCGACCGACCCCGATCGTCTGGAGCCGCTGCTCGGCATCCGGCATTCGAAAGGCTGCGTGCGGATTCCCGCTTCGCTGAATACGTTCCTCGACCGTCACGCGATTCTCGACGACGACTATCAGGCGCGCGTCGAGTCCGGCCGGTCGCTGTGGGTGCTGCGCCACGATCGCGACATCACGCCGATCGCCGGGCGCTATCTGGTCGTGATCGACAGCGAACGCAGTACCCGTCCGGCATGGTCGCCGGCGCCGGGCCACAAGGCGCGGTCGAAATTGCCGAAGAACGGCGACACGGCGGATTGACGCGCGCCGGTCAGCGGAAGAATTTCAGCCAGTCGAACAGGCCCGAATGCGGCGCACGCCGCTTCGGCGCCGGCGCGCTGCGCGGCCGGAAATCCGGCGAGAACTGCACGCGCGGGTCGATCGCGCGCGCACGCAGCGCCGCATCGAAGAACGTGCCGACGATCGGCAGCGCGCTGTGCGCGCCTGCGCCCCAGTAATCGCTGCGCAGCGTCACGCTGCCGTCGTCGAAGCCGACCCACGCGCCCGCCACCAGTTGCGGATGCATCAGGATGAACCAGCCGTCCGTGTTGTCCTGCGTGGTGCCGGTCTTGCCGGCGACGTCGATGCGGATCCCGTAGCGTTCGCGGATGTCGGCGCCGGTGCCGTAGTCGACGACGCCGCGCATCACGTCGATCAGCGTCTGCGCGGCCGCGACCGGCAGCGCGCGTTCGGGCGGCGCGCTGCCGAACGTCGCGAGCACCTTGCCGTCGCGGTCCTCGATGCGCGTGATCATCTGCGGCGCGACGTACACGCCGCGGTTCGCGATCGTGCCGTACGCGGACACCATTTCCTTCAGCGTGACGGGGCTCGTGCCGAGCGCGAGCGACGGCACCGCGTCGAGCGGGCTGTCGCGCACGCCCATCGCGCGCGCGAGCTGCGCGACCCGCGCCGCGCCTTCGCGCTGCATCACCTGCGCGGTGATGCGGTTGCGCGACAGCGCGAGCGCGTCGCGCAGCGTCATCGGCGCGTCCGTCGGCGGCTCCGCGTCGGTCGGACGCCACTGCGCGTGCGCGCCGATCGGGATCGCGACCGGGCGATCGACGAACGTGTCGTCCGGGCGCATCCCGTCCGCGAATGCGGCGCCGTACACGAACGGCTTGAACGTCGAGCCCGGCTGCCGCCGCGCCTGCGCGACGTGATCGAACGGCTCGCTGTCGAAATCGGGGCTGCCGACCCACGCGCGGATCGCACCGTCGCGCGGGTCGAGCGCGACGAAGCCGGCCTGCACGCGCGTCTTGCGCTCGCACAGCGCGCGCATGAACGCGCGGTTCGCGCCGAGCTGCTTCACCGCGGCCGCGTCGGCGAGCCCGGCGTCGCGCGCCGCGCGGTAGTCGGCGCTCTGCCGGATGAAGCCGCGAAACAGGTCGTTGCGCAGCCCGCAACCGGACGCGCCGCGCCACGCGCCGTCGGCGACCGCCTGCAGGCGCTCGGTCTGCTGCGCGAGCGCGCGCGTGGCCATCTGCTGCAGTTGCGCGTCGAGCGTCGTGCGCACGACGAGACCGTCCGAATAGAGGTCGTAGTTGTTGCGATCGGCCCACGTGATCAGCCATTTGCGCAGTTGCACGGCGAAGTGCGGCGCGGGGCCGGGTTGCGCGGTCTGCGGCTCGAAATCGACGCGCAGCGGCCGGCGCTGCAATTGCGCGAGCTGTTGCGGCGACAGCATGCGCAGCGCCGCCATCCGCGCGAGCACGAGGTTGCGCCGCTGCACCGCGCGCTCCGGATTCAGCACCGGGTTGTAATAGCTGTTGCCCTTGAGCATGCCGACCAGCGTCGCGCTTTCGACGATGTCGAGCTGATCCGCCGATTTGCCAAAATAGGTGCGCGCGGCCATTTCGACGCCGTACGCGTTGTACAGGAACGGCACGGTGTTGAGATAGGTTTCGAGGATCTCGTCCTTGCTGTATACCGTCTCGATCTTGAACGCGGTAATCAGCTCCTTCACCTTGCGCGTGAGGGTCGGCGCACGGCCGATCTCGTCCGGATACAGATTGCGCGCGAGCTGCTGCGTGATCGTCGAGCCGCCCTGGCGGCTGCCCGAGAACGTATGCAGCCCGGCCGCGATCGTGCGGCGCAAGTCGATGCCGTGGTGCGCGTAGAAGCGGTGGTCTTCGGTCGCGATCAGCGCGTCGACCATGTGCGGCGAGATCTGCCGCAGCGGCACCCATTCGCGGTTCACGGGCCGGAACTCGGCGATCAGCTGACCGTCGGCCGACAGCACGCGCGCAGGGCGGTCGATGCGGGCGCGGCGGATGTCGCCGATGCTCGGCGTGAATGGCACGAACGCGAGCAGGACCAGCAGCCCGAGCAGCGGAAGCGCCGCGAGCGCGAGCACGACGCCGCGGCGCGTCGGATGGCGCAGCCGCTGCCATGCGCCGGCGCACAAGGCGCGCGCGCGGTCGCGGCAGCGGAGCCACAGATTGCGAAGAGACGGCACGAAGCGATTCACGGCGACGGTAGCGCGGAGCGCGGTCCGAAAAGGCGCGATGCTAGCAAACCGCGCGCGGCTGCCGCGGGCCGAAACGGCCGTTTTCTTGCAAGATTTACAGACGATTACGTTTGTTGCCCGCGGACAACCTTTCGCGGCGCCCGCGGCCGCGGCGCGCCGCTCGGGTCGAGGGCGGCCGCCTCCATCTGCGCGATCGAAGCCGCCACGCCGCGCGCTTCCACGAAGCCTTTGCCGCTCGGTCGAGCAT contains:
- a CDS encoding penicillin-binding protein 1A, whose translation is MNRFVPSLRNLWLRCRDRARALCAGAWQRLRHPTRRGVVLALAALPLLGLLVLLAFVPFTPSIGDIRRARIDRPARVLSADGQLIAEFRPVNREWVPLRQISPHMVDALIATEDHRFYAHHGIDLRRTIAAGLHTFSGSRQGGSTITQQLARNLYPDEIGRAPTLTRKVKELITAFKIETVYSKDEILETYLNTVPFLYNAYGVEMAARTYFGKSADQLDIVESATLVGMLKGNSYYNPVLNPERAVQRRNLVLARMAALRMLSPQQLAQLQRRPLRVDFEPQTAQPGPAPHFAVQLRKWLITWADRNNYDLYSDGLVVRTTLDAQLQQMATRALAQQTERLQAVADGAWRGASGCGLRNDLFRGFIRQSADYRAARDAGLADAAAVKQLGANRAFMRALCERKTRVQAGFVALDPRDGAIRAWVGSPDFDSEPFDHVAQARRQPGSTFKPFVYGAAFADGMRPDDTFVDRPVAIPIGAHAQWRPTDAEPPTDAPMTLRDALALSRNRITAQVMQREGAARVAQLARAMGVRDSPLDAVPSLALGTSPVTLKEMVSAYGTIANRGVYVAPQMITRIEDRDGKVLATFGSAPPERALPVAAAQTLIDVMRGVVDYGTGADIRERYGIRIDVAGKTGTTQDNTDGWFILMHPQLVAGAWVGFDDGSVTLRSDYWGAGAHSALPIVGTFFDAALRARAIDPRVQFSPDFRPRSAPAPKRRAPHSGLFDWLKFFR